From a single Candidatus Tumulicola sp. genomic region:
- a CDS encoding ATP-binding cassette domain-containing protein, which produces MLEVFNVSKSFGKVQAVSELSFTAQPGAVFGLLGPNGAGKTTTIRMVLDILRPDSGTVSWSGKTVDADIRHTFGYLPEERGLYPKMKVAEQLLFLARIHGMSAPDARKRIAELADEFNLTENLTKSPQELSKGNQQKVQFIAAVVHRPPLLVLDEPFAGFDPINVEILKGAIRDLVKAGTAVLLSSHRMEQVEELTRDICIIDRSRAVINGSLVSIKRAWPDRFIRMTALSDLSFLDRFDGATARPSDDGYVNVKASPNVAPAEILKAAVAAGPVDHFEVVEPSLNDIYLHYVKAAEEQAAA; this is translated from the coding sequence ATGCTCGAAGTCTTCAATGTTTCGAAGTCTTTCGGTAAGGTGCAGGCCGTGTCGGAGTTGTCGTTCACCGCGCAACCAGGCGCCGTCTTCGGCCTTCTCGGCCCCAACGGCGCGGGCAAGACGACGACCATCCGCATGGTGCTCGACATCCTCCGGCCCGATAGCGGCACGGTGAGCTGGTCGGGCAAGACGGTGGACGCGGACATCCGCCATACCTTCGGCTACCTGCCCGAGGAGCGCGGTTTGTATCCGAAGATGAAGGTGGCAGAGCAGCTGCTGTTCTTGGCGCGCATCCATGGGATGAGCGCGCCCGACGCGCGCAAGCGCATCGCAGAATTAGCCGACGAATTCAACCTCACTGAGAACCTCACGAAGAGTCCGCAAGAGCTTTCCAAAGGCAATCAGCAAAAGGTGCAGTTCATCGCGGCGGTCGTGCACCGGCCGCCGCTGCTGGTGCTCGACGAGCCGTTCGCCGGCTTCGATCCCATCAACGTTGAGATCCTCAAAGGCGCGATCAGAGACCTGGTCAAGGCGGGCACCGCGGTGCTGCTCTCCAGCCACCGCATGGAACAGGTGGAGGAACTCACGCGCGACATCTGCATCATCGACCGCTCGCGCGCGGTGATCAACGGCAGTCTCGTGTCGATCAAACGCGCATGGCCGGATCGCTTCATCCGCATGACGGCGCTCTCCGACTTGAGCTTTCTCGATCGATTCGACGGCGCAACGGCGCGCCCGTCGGACGACGGCTATGTCAACGTCAAAGCGTCGCCCAACGTCGCGCCGGCCGAGATCCTCAAGGCCGCCGTTGCCGCCGGTCCGGTGGATCATTTCGAAGTCGTCGAACCGAGCCTTAACGACATCTACCTCCACTACGTGAAGGCGGCGGAAGAACAGGCGGCGGCTTGA
- the rlmN gene encoding 23S rRNA (adenine(2503)-C(2))-methyltransferase RlmN: protein MSTAIKAATKPAAGPRDAQATWWEGRAKEAGHASAAALAEAFALPRYRLEQVYRAATKELAEDLGAISVLPAALRTGLAKAIKLSSLSLIRDATSKDGQTTKLLFALADGKEVEAVLMRHRGGRTTACISSQAGCALRCDFCATGQGGFFRNLSALEIFDQALFVARHARAEKRALTNLVFMGMGEPFLNYDAVMDSIAMLNDKNGFNLGARHMTVSTAGVVTGIERFTRQGIQVNLAISLHAPDDDMRTKLMPINKKWPIAKLMAATNEYVAVTRRKVFYEYVMLSGVNDRPDDARQLADLLGGPLHHVNLIPYNATAASYGRSSPQVMRRFQEILRARGVPSTIRHTMGDDIAAACGQLRAEHTQEVQQPIPKN from the coding sequence ATGAGCACCGCGATCAAGGCTGCCACCAAACCGGCGGCAGGACCGCGCGACGCCCAGGCGACGTGGTGGGAAGGGCGCGCAAAAGAGGCGGGGCACGCAAGCGCGGCGGCGCTCGCGGAGGCGTTCGCTTTGCCGCGCTACCGCCTCGAACAAGTCTACCGCGCCGCGACCAAAGAGCTGGCGGAGGACCTCGGGGCGATCAGCGTGCTGCCCGCCGCCCTACGCACCGGGCTTGCGAAGGCGATAAAACTCTCCAGCCTGTCGCTCATCCGCGATGCCACGTCAAAAGACGGACAGACGACCAAACTGCTCTTCGCGCTCGCCGACGGCAAAGAAGTCGAAGCCGTGCTCATGCGCCATCGCGGAGGGCGCACGACTGCCTGCATCTCCTCGCAAGCGGGCTGCGCGTTGCGCTGCGATTTTTGCGCGACCGGCCAAGGTGGATTCTTCCGCAACCTGAGCGCGCTCGAGATCTTCGACCAGGCGCTGTTCGTGGCGCGGCATGCGCGCGCCGAAAAACGCGCGCTGACCAACCTCGTGTTCATGGGCATGGGCGAACCGTTCCTCAACTACGATGCGGTGATGGACTCGATCGCCATGCTCAACGACAAAAACGGGTTCAACCTGGGGGCGCGCCACATGACGGTTTCGACCGCGGGCGTGGTCACCGGGATCGAGCGTTTCACGCGCCAGGGCATCCAAGTGAACCTCGCGATCTCGCTGCACGCGCCTGATGACGACATGCGCACCAAACTGATGCCCATCAACAAGAAGTGGCCGATCGCCAAGCTGATGGCCGCCACCAACGAGTACGTCGCGGTGACCCGGCGCAAGGTCTTTTACGAATACGTGATGCTTTCAGGGGTCAACGACCGCCCTGACGACGCGCGCCAGCTCGCGGACCTGCTCGGCGGCCCGCTCCACCACGTCAACCTGATCCCGTACAACGCCACCGCGGCGTCGTACGGACGCTCTTCGCCGCAAGTGATGCGCCGCTTCCAGGAGATTCTGCGCGCGCGAGGCGTGCCTTCGACGATCCGGCACACGATGGGCGACGACATCGCGGCCGCGTGCGGCCAGCTCCGGGCGGAGCATACTCAAGAGGTCCAGCAACCCATACCAAAAAACTAG
- a CDS encoding uracil-DNA glycosylase, whose product MNDDRAAALERLHQTVDACRRCAIGSTRTKVVCGVGDPHSPLVIVGEGPGENEDRQGEPFVGRAGELLTRMLAAIGLRREDVFITNTIKCRATTEENGRVFNRAPMQEEMANCREYLDIELSVLKPRVVLALGAPAAKSFQGAGFSITRQRGVWYPGPLGSDLIVTFHPAYILRLTGGNINAVKKLVWSDLQAVQRRLAGEDETAEAGLKSGIPQEPELPDQAASEEQALELKFDL is encoded by the coding sequence ATGAACGACGATCGCGCAGCCGCGCTCGAGCGACTTCACCAGACTGTTGATGCATGCCGCCGCTGCGCCATCGGCTCGACGCGCACGAAGGTCGTGTGCGGCGTGGGCGATCCGCATTCGCCGCTGGTCATCGTCGGCGAGGGTCCGGGCGAGAACGAGGACCGCCAGGGCGAACCGTTCGTCGGCCGCGCCGGCGAGCTGCTCACACGAATGCTCGCCGCCATCGGGCTGCGCCGCGAGGATGTCTTCATCACCAACACCATCAAGTGCCGCGCGACCACCGAGGAGAACGGGCGCGTATTCAACCGCGCGCCGATGCAAGAAGAAATGGCGAACTGCCGGGAATATCTCGACATCGAACTATCGGTGCTCAAGCCTCGCGTGGTGCTGGCGTTGGGGGCGCCGGCGGCCAAGTCGTTTCAAGGTGCCGGCTTTTCCATCACGCGTCAGCGCGGCGTCTGGTACCCGGGGCCGCTTGGCAGCGACCTCATCGTGACCTTCCACCCCGCGTATATCTTGCGTCTGACCGGCGGAAACATCAACGCGGTGAAGAAGTTGGTGTGGAGCGATCTGCAGGCCGTGCAACGCCGCCTCGCCGGCGAGGACGAGACCGCCGAAGCCGGACTAAAGTCCGGCATACCACAAGAGCCTGAGCTGCCAGATCAAGCGGCGTCCGAGGAGCAAGCGTTGGAATTGAAGTTCGATCTATGA
- a CDS encoding glycosyltransferase family 2 protein: protein MPQISVVVVSYNAADELEQCLRSLAALPDVQADPQLAQVIVSDNGSADDSVARAKAALPGVEVIENGSNLGFAKACNVGARRANAPLLFFLNPDATAHAGVLANAVKYFAAHPDVAMAGAKQLHEDGSLAESCGEFDTWWQAYLRSSAWGDLPLFRAQANGYELRQWDYSSERDVDIVVGAAMIIRTEVFRHLGGFDEQFFLYHEEIDFAHRLHDQRYRVVFLPQCVVTHRGEEGGSKKRWGALGVLNWRQRSRRLYWIKHHGKMWYWSLSAALVGRYFLYAGVLLVVLFAARAVIAKHP, encoded by the coding sequence ATGCCGCAGATCTCCGTCGTGGTCGTCAGTTACAATGCCGCGGATGAGCTCGAACAATGTCTCCGCTCGCTGGCCGCGCTGCCGGACGTGCAGGCCGATCCGCAGCTCGCGCAAGTGATCGTCTCCGATAACGGCTCGGCCGACGACAGCGTCGCCCGAGCCAAGGCGGCGCTACCAGGCGTGGAGGTGATCGAGAACGGTTCGAACCTCGGCTTTGCCAAGGCGTGCAATGTCGGCGCGCGCCGGGCGAACGCGCCGCTGTTGTTCTTTTTGAATCCCGATGCGACGGCGCATGCCGGCGTCCTGGCCAATGCCGTCAAGTACTTCGCCGCGCACCCCGATGTCGCGATGGCCGGCGCAAAGCAATTGCACGAAGACGGCTCGCTCGCCGAATCCTGCGGCGAGTTCGATACCTGGTGGCAGGCGTATTTGCGCAGTTCTGCCTGGGGCGACCTGCCGCTGTTCCGCGCGCAGGCCAACGGTTACGAACTGAGGCAGTGGGATTACTCGAGCGAGCGCGACGTCGACATCGTGGTCGGCGCGGCGATGATCATCCGTACCGAAGTGTTCCGCCACCTCGGCGGCTTCGACGAGCAGTTCTTCTTGTACCATGAAGAGATCGACTTCGCACACCGCTTGCACGATCAGCGCTATCGCGTCGTATTTCTTCCCCAGTGCGTGGTCACGCACCGGGGCGAGGAGGGCGGCAGCAAGAAGCGCTGGGGCGCGCTCGGCGTGCTCAACTGGCGCCAGCGCAGCCGTCGCCTGTACTGGATCAAGCACCACGGCAAGATGTGGTACTGGTCGCTATCCGCGGCGTTGGTCGGCCGCTATTTCCTCTATGCCGGAGTCTTGCTCGTCGTCTTGTTCGCGGCGCGCGCCGTGATCGCCAAGCATCCATGA
- the prfB gene encoding peptide chain release factor 2 — protein sequence MEALERQSHGESFWDDAQAAQKHMKRLSDLRGEVELLAGLAGKASEIGEYLSLGDADAGLEAEVQAELERLRASVEAAETTAVLDSEFDSHGAILTIHAGAGGTEACDWASMLLRMYLRWAERHGYRTEVVDTLDGDEAGIKSATVVIEGRNAYGYLESERGVHRLVRISPFDAAKRRHTSFASVDVTPDIEEGDEKIEIRPDEIEIETYKSGGAGGQYVNKTESAVRVIHKQSGIVVAVQNERSQLANRNRAMKMLAAKLLQRRREEQAEKLAQLGGHKSKIEWGSQIRSYTLQPYTMVNDHRTDVKIANAQGVLDGDLDPFMNAYLQERRS from the coding sequence ATCGAGGCGCTAGAGCGCCAGTCGCACGGCGAATCTTTTTGGGACGACGCGCAAGCCGCGCAAAAACATATGAAGCGGCTTTCCGATCTGCGCGGCGAGGTCGAGCTTTTGGCGGGACTCGCCGGCAAGGCGAGCGAGATCGGCGAATACCTCTCGCTGGGCGACGCGGACGCCGGGCTCGAAGCTGAAGTCCAAGCTGAACTAGAGCGGCTTCGCGCATCGGTCGAAGCCGCCGAGACCACGGCCGTCCTCGACAGCGAGTTCGACAGCCACGGGGCGATCCTGACCATCCACGCCGGCGCGGGCGGCACCGAAGCCTGTGATTGGGCTTCCATGCTGCTGCGCATGTATCTGCGTTGGGCCGAGCGGCACGGTTACCGCACCGAGGTCGTCGACACGCTCGACGGCGACGAAGCGGGCATCAAGAGCGCGACGGTGGTCATCGAAGGCCGTAATGCGTACGGCTATCTCGAGAGCGAGCGCGGCGTGCATCGGCTGGTCCGCATATCGCCGTTCGACGCCGCCAAACGGCGCCACACGTCGTTCGCATCGGTCGATGTGACGCCTGACATCGAGGAAGGCGACGAGAAGATCGAGATCCGGCCCGACGAGATCGAGATCGAGACGTACAAGAGCGGCGGCGCCGGTGGCCAGTACGTCAACAAGACGGAGAGCGCCGTGCGCGTCATCCACAAGCAGAGCGGCATCGTCGTGGCGGTGCAGAACGAGCGCTCGCAGCTGGCCAACCGGAACCGCGCCATGAAGATGCTCGCCGCCAAACTGCTGCAGCGACGGCGCGAAGAGCAGGCGGAGAAACTAGCGCAGCTCGGCGGCCACAAGAGCAAGATCGAGTGGGGCAGTCAGATCCGCTCGTACACGCTGCAGCCGTACACGATGGTCAACGACCATCGCACCGACGTCAAGATCGCGAACGCGCAAGGCGTGCTTGACGGCGATCTCGACCCGTTCATGAACGCATATCTGCAGGAGCGGAGGAGTTAG